A region of uncultured Anaeromusa sp. DNA encodes the following proteins:
- a CDS encoding MTAP family purine nucleoside phosphorylase has product MKVTVQADFAVIGGSGTLSSDFPLGADDPGVVLLEDQLVFETPYGESPPFRLFTVDEKPVLTCKMHGWGRQVSRADASRQIFWVLREAGVRRILGEGGVGTVNHLLDPRDIVIPHDYLDQSMRKDVGLEGHYLLVMRDAICPEMREVLVETAKEHYLGRIFSRGIYAVTDGRHFESPAEIAMLKGHADIVGQSICPEVYLAREIGACFAGLYFVVNYGEGVVKNWSHKDLQDIFYDDAPMLSRILLDTIRHLRAVGECECASLRKETLLKGIYK; this is encoded by the coding sequence ATGAAAGTAACGGTTCAGGCTGATTTTGCAGTCATAGGCGGTTCAGGCACGCTGTCCAGTGATTTTCCCTTAGGGGCGGATGATCCAGGGGTTGTTCTTTTGGAAGACCAACTGGTTTTTGAAACGCCTTATGGTGAAAGTCCGCCGTTTCGGCTGTTTACGGTAGATGAAAAGCCGGTGTTAACTTGCAAAATGCATGGCTGGGGCCGGCAGGTCAGCCGCGCCGACGCTTCTAGGCAGATTTTCTGGGTGCTCCGCGAGGCAGGCGTACGTCGCATTCTAGGGGAAGGCGGTGTTGGTACAGTCAATCATCTCCTGGATCCCCGGGACATTGTCATTCCCCATGATTATTTAGATCAGTCCATGCGCAAGGACGTCGGCCTCGAGGGACATTACCTGCTGGTAATGCGTGATGCTATCTGTCCGGAAATGCGGGAAGTGCTGGTGGAAACGGCTAAAGAGCACTACTTGGGCCGCATTTTCAGCAGAGGAATATATGCGGTTACAGACGGACGGCATTTTGAAAGTCCGGCGGAAATCGCTATGCTCAAGGGGCATGCCGATATCGTTGGCCAGAGCATTTGTCCGGAAGTATATCTGGCGAGGGAAATTGGCGCCTGTTTTGCAGGGTTGTACTTTGTCGTTAACTACGGCGAAGGAGTTGTGAAAAACTGGTCGCACAAAGATTTACAAGATATTTTTTATGATGACGCCCCCATGCTCAGCCGCATTCTTCTTGACACTATCCGTCATTTACGGGCTGTAGGAGAGTGTGAATGCGCCAGTTTGCGTAAAGAAACGCTCTTAAAGGGTATTTACAAGTAG
- a CDS encoding menaquinone biosynthesis protein encodes MSETRPRVGHIQFLNCLPLDYALMEGGFAAGLDVVCDVPAVLNGKLLAGELDVSPVSSIVYAQHADKLLLLPNLSISAETALESILLVSKKPLEKLEGGKVLLTSKSATSHRQLKVVLAQQYGLHQVRYETTASLWSEGILDEADAVLFIGDDALGAYLHQQEGYYYYDMGGQWRELTGGGMVYAVWVARREFAAAQPQALQQVQQRLRDAFTYGLEHLEEAAAWIRRDGFTPAEIVHYIGLLNYDMTPKHQQALLGFYQRAHALDLIEQVPQLVFAGESQA; translated from the coding sequence ATGAGTGAAACGCGTCCTAGAGTAGGACATATTCAATTTTTGAACTGTTTGCCTTTAGATTATGCCTTAATGGAAGGCGGCTTTGCTGCTGGACTTGATGTTGTTTGCGATGTACCGGCCGTGTTGAACGGGAAATTGTTGGCTGGTGAATTGGATGTCAGTCCGGTTTCATCCATTGTTTATGCACAACATGCAGATAAGCTTCTGCTTTTGCCGAATTTGTCAATCAGTGCCGAGACTGCGCTGGAAAGCATCTTACTTGTTTCTAAAAAACCGCTAGAGAAACTGGAAGGCGGCAAGGTGTTGCTGACAAGTAAGTCTGCTACCTCCCATCGTCAGTTGAAGGTTGTGCTGGCGCAGCAGTACGGGTTGCACCAAGTTCGCTATGAAACCACGGCATCTTTGTGGTCGGAAGGAATTTTGGATGAAGCCGACGCAGTGCTGTTTATCGGGGATGATGCCTTGGGGGCGTACTTGCATCAGCAAGAAGGCTATTATTATTATGATATGGGCGGCCAATGGCGGGAACTGACTGGAGGCGGCATGGTCTATGCGGTTTGGGTGGCCCGGCGCGAGTTTGCCGCAGCGCAACCCCAGGCACTGCAACAAGTACAGCAGCGACTTAGAGACGCTTTTACTTATGGGTTGGAGCATTTGGAAGAGGCGGCGGCTTGGATTCGCCGGGACGGCTTTACGCCGGCAGAAATTGTGCATTATATTGGCCTTTTAAATTACGATATGACACCTAAGCATCAGCAGGCCTTATTGGGCTTTTATCAACGGGCGCATGCTCTGGACTTGATTGAGCAGGTGCCGCAACTGGTGTTTGCGGGGGAGTCGCAGGCATGA
- a CDS encoding IS3 family transposase, with product MRAKYRVVERLRNKYPVQSLCRILEITRSGYYAWRKRIYDPDQDAWLKKQVMACQQQCNFTYGYRRVRLWIQQQTGRILNAKPVLRIMRKLDVLAQIRRARPYTYYKQAIHRYENLLQRQFYQEKPNCFWATDITYIPTAQGMAYMCAVIDLCGKMVLNYRIGNDMTVSLVTDTIQDALKNEKATDGLALHSDQGSQYTSSAYYNLSKEYHFQPSMSNRGCPYDNSSMENFFGTLKAECLNRMTFPNREFLSEIVAEYVSFYNYERINLKNGLTPYEIRSKAM from the coding sequence GTGAGAGCAAAATACCGTGTGGTCGAGCGATTGAGAAACAAGTATCCGGTGCAGTCGCTTTGTCGCATCTTAGAAATAACACGTAGCGGTTATTATGCTTGGCGAAAACGGATTTACGATCCAGATCAAGATGCTTGGCTCAAAAAGCAGGTTATGGCTTGTCAGCAGCAATGCAACTTTACTTATGGATATCGCCGGGTTCGGCTCTGGATTCAGCAACAAACCGGGCGAATTTTGAACGCTAAACCGGTCTTGCGTATTATGCGGAAGCTGGATGTTTTAGCGCAGATTCGCCGTGCACGTCCTTATACTTATTACAAACAGGCAATTCATCGCTACGAAAATCTGTTGCAACGGCAGTTTTATCAAGAAAAACCAAACTGTTTCTGGGCGACGGATATCACCTATATCCCTACAGCGCAGGGAATGGCTTATATGTGTGCAGTTATCGATTTATGTGGAAAAATGGTGCTGAACTATCGCATAGGAAATGATATGACTGTTTCTCTAGTAACCGATACAATTCAGGATGCATTAAAAAATGAAAAGGCCACTGATGGACTAGCACTCCACAGTGACCAAGGGTCGCAGTATACCTCAAGCGCATATTACAACCTAAGCAAAGAATACCACTTTCAACCATCAATGTCTAATAGAGGTTGCCCTTACGATAATTCATCCATGGAGAACTTCTTCGGTACATTGAAAGCGGAATGTTTAAATCGCATGACCTTTCCCAATCGGGAATTTTTATCGGAGATTGTTGCTGAATATGTATCATTCTATAACTATGAACGAATCAATTTAAAAAATGGCCTTACTCCTTATGAGATACGGAGTAAGGCCATGTAA
- the mqnC gene encoding cyclic dehypoxanthinyl futalosine synthase, translating into MKREEALALLEQEDILTLGLAADACRRHRFPDDTVTFIVDRNINYTNICTSECRFCAFFRRPGHPEGYVLTHEEVLEKVGETVAAGGTQILMQGGLHPDLPFSWYLDLVRAIKARYNIVIHSFSPTEILYFSRQSGLSIPEVLRQLREAGLDSLPGGGAEILVDEIRQRVSPKKISSGEWLDVMRQAQLLGFGTTATMVIGMGESRAQRLEHLDKIKRLQEETGGFRAFILWTYQPGNNELGGEKISSWEYLRTLAVARLYLDNIHTVQGSWVTQGKEIGQLTLAFGANDLGSVMLEENVVKAAGTSHAMNVESMVRLIRQAGRRPAQRNTVYEIIKRFDGEVGA; encoded by the coding sequence ATGAAAAGAGAAGAAGCCTTGGCGCTTCTGGAACAAGAAGATATTCTAACGTTGGGTTTGGCGGCAGACGCTTGTCGACGTCATCGTTTCCCAGATGATACGGTAACCTTTATTGTGGATCGCAACATTAACTATACAAATATTTGCACTAGCGAGTGTCGCTTTTGTGCTTTTTTTAGGCGGCCCGGGCATCCGGAAGGCTATGTATTGACTCATGAAGAGGTGTTGGAGAAGGTCGGCGAGACCGTAGCGGCCGGCGGCACGCAAATTCTCATGCAAGGGGGGCTGCATCCGGATTTGCCTTTTTCTTGGTATTTGGATTTGGTACGAGCCATTAAGGCGCGCTATAATATCGTGATTCATTCGTTTTCGCCGACGGAGATTCTTTATTTTTCCAGGCAAAGCGGTCTTTCAATACCGGAAGTGCTGCGGCAGTTACGGGAGGCTGGATTGGATTCGCTGCCAGGAGGTGGCGCGGAAATCTTAGTGGATGAGATTCGCCAACGCGTCAGTCCTAAAAAAATTTCCAGCGGCGAATGGCTGGACGTAATGCGTCAGGCACAGCTTTTGGGCTTTGGCACGACAGCCACCATGGTGATTGGTATGGGGGAAAGCCGAGCGCAGCGGCTGGAGCATTTGGATAAAATCAAACGCTTGCAAGAGGAAACCGGCGGCTTCCGGGCGTTTATTCTCTGGACATACCAACCAGGGAATAATGAACTGGGGGGCGAAAAGATCTCTTCATGGGAATACTTGCGTACGCTGGCGGTGGCGCGGCTGTATCTGGATAACATTCACACGGTGCAAGGCTCTTGGGTGACCCAGGGCAAGGAAATTGGGCAGCTGACCCTTGCGTTTGGCGCTAATGATTTGGGCAGTGTCATGTTGGAGGAAAATGTTGTTAAGGCGGCGGGTACATCGCATGCAATGAATGTGGAGTCTATGGTACGTCTGATTCGACAAGCTGGGCGAAGACCAGCGCAGCGCAATACGGTATATGAAATTATCAAACGTTTTGACGGTGAGGTGGGAGCATGA
- the guaA gene encoding glutamine-hydrolyzing GMP synthase, with protein sequence MNAKQNELVLVMDFGGQYNQLIARRVRECNVYCEVFPYTMSIEEIKKMQPKGIIFTGGPNSVYEKDSAVCSADILKLGIPVLGICYGSQLMAHLLGGKVATAPVSEYGKTEVSIKDESSKIFAGVSKETICWMSHTDYIAEAPASFKVTASTPVCPVAAMENEAEKLYAVQFHPEVMHTVEGMKMLHNFIFNVCECNGDWKMDSFVEATIQKLRQKIGGGKVLCALSGGVDSSVAAVLLSKAVGKQLTCVFVDHGLLRKNEGDEVEAIFGPDGHYDLNFIRVNVKERFYAKLKGVTDPETKRKIIGEEFIRVFEDEAKKIGKVDFLVQGTIYPDVIESGLGKSAVIKSHHNVGGLPDYVDFKEIVEPLRLLFKDEVRKAGRELQIPEYLVSRQPFPGPGLGIRIIGEVTEEKVQIVQDADAIYREEVAKAGVAKDLGQYFAALTNMRSVGVMGDGRTYDYAIALRAVMTSDFMTAESAQLPWEVLAIVTSRIVNEVKGVNRVLYDCTGKPPATIEFE encoded by the coding sequence ATGAATGCCAAACAAAATGAATTGGTTTTGGTTATGGACTTTGGCGGGCAGTACAACCAGCTGATTGCCAGACGCGTCAGAGAGTGCAACGTATATTGCGAAGTTTTTCCGTATACGATGAGCATTGAAGAGATAAAAAAAATGCAGCCGAAGGGGATTATTTTTACCGGCGGCCCGAATAGTGTGTATGAAAAGGATTCTGCCGTATGCAGTGCAGACATTTTAAAGCTGGGAATTCCGGTTTTGGGAATTTGCTACGGCTCACAGCTTATGGCACATTTACTGGGCGGCAAGGTTGCAACAGCTCCTGTCAGCGAATATGGCAAAACGGAAGTCAGCATTAAAGACGAAAGCTCTAAAATCTTTGCAGGGGTTTCCAAGGAAACGATTTGCTGGATGAGTCATACGGATTATATTGCCGAAGCTCCGGCATCCTTTAAGGTTACAGCCTCTACACCTGTATGTCCGGTGGCAGCGATGGAAAATGAAGCCGAAAAACTCTATGCTGTACAGTTCCATCCGGAAGTTATGCATACAGTTGAAGGTATGAAAATGCTTCATAACTTTATTTTCAATGTATGTGAATGCAATGGCGATTGGAAAATGGATTCCTTCGTAGAAGCGACAATTCAGAAGCTTCGCCAGAAGATTGGCGGCGGAAAAGTTCTCTGCGCATTGTCGGGCGGGGTTGACTCCTCTGTTGCTGCTGTATTGCTGTCAAAAGCTGTCGGCAAACAATTGACCTGTGTATTTGTTGATCATGGCTTACTGAGAAAAAATGAAGGCGATGAAGTAGAAGCTATATTTGGCCCGGATGGTCATTATGATCTGAACTTCATTCGCGTAAATGTTAAAGAGCGTTTCTATGCAAAACTCAAGGGTGTTACTGATCCGGAAACAAAGCGTAAAATTATTGGCGAAGAATTCATTCGTGTATTCGAAGATGAAGCTAAAAAAATTGGCAAAGTGGATTTCCTCGTACAGGGAACCATCTATCCGGACGTTATCGAAAGTGGTCTGGGTAAATCGGCGGTTATCAAATCCCATCATAATGTAGGCGGTCTGCCTGATTATGTCGATTTCAAAGAAATCGTAGAACCGCTGCGCCTGTTATTTAAAGATGAAGTAAGAAAAGCTGGTCGGGAATTACAGATTCCGGAATATCTTGTCAGCCGTCAGCCGTTCCCAGGTCCGGGACTTGGTATTCGTATCATCGGTGAAGTGACAGAAGAAAAAGTACAGATCGTTCAGGATGCGGATGCTATTTACCGTGAAGAAGTAGCAAAAGCCGGAGTAGCGAAAGATCTGGGACAGTATTTTGCAGCGCTCACCAATATGCGTTCGGTTGGTGTTATGGGCGATGGCCGTACGTATGATTATGCGATTGCTCTTCGTGCTGTTATGACATCTGATTTTATGACAGCTGAAAGCGCGCAGCTTCCGTGGGAAGTACTTGCGATTGTTACCAGCCGTATTGTAAATGAAGTAAAAGGCGTTAACCGTGTGCTTTATGATTGCACAGGGAAACCGCCAGCAACAATTGAATTTGAATAA